One segment of Desulfovibrio sp. JC010 DNA contains the following:
- a CDS encoding TIGR00282 family metallophosphoesterase — MRILFLGDIFGRPGRKAIAAKVRHLREELALDLIVANGENASQGIGLSIKNAQQLLEYGIDLLTSGNHIWKYSNIYAFLKTSDKLIRPANLPEGTRGKGWTSFKVRDEVHVAVINLQGRVFMDPAECPFHTADKILNEIDPEIKIILVDFHAEATSEKQSLGRYLDGRISAMVGTHTHVQTNDARIFQGGTGYITDLGMCGPIESCLGLSPNPVIKRFVTGLPQKWKVAGGPVELQGVLLEIDEETGRTVSIETYNSGRMTV; from the coding sequence ATGCGTATTTTATTTCTTGGTGACATATTCGGCAGGCCCGGACGCAAAGCCATTGCCGCTAAGGTCAGGCATCTTCGTGAGGAGCTTGCTCTTGACCTGATTGTTGCCAATGGGGAGAATGCGTCACAGGGGATCGGGCTTTCCATAAAGAATGCGCAGCAGCTTCTGGAATACGGGATTGATCTGCTGACCTCCGGGAACCATATCTGGAAGTACAGCAATATTTATGCGTTTTTGAAGACCAGTGATAAACTTATCCGCCCGGCCAATCTGCCGGAAGGAACGCGGGGTAAGGGCTGGACATCTTTTAAAGTCCGTGATGAAGTGCACGTTGCGGTCATCAACCTGCAGGGTCGTGTTTTCATGGATCCGGCAGAATGTCCGTTTCATACAGCGGATAAAATTCTGAACGAGATCGACCCGGAGATCAAAATCATTCTTGTTGATTTTCATGCCGAGGCCACTTCGGAGAAGCAGAGTCTCGGGCGTTATCTGGACGGACGGATCAGTGCCATGGTGGGAACCCATACCCACGTGCAGACTAACGATGCAAGAATTTTTCAGGGCGGCACAGGCTACATCACCGATCTCGGTATGTGCGGTCCTATTGAATCCTGTCTGGGCCTCAGTCCCAATCCGGTAATCAAAAGATTCGTGACCGGATTGCCCCAGAAATGGAAAGTCGCAGGAGGCCCCGTAGAGCTACAGGGGGTACTGCTTGAAATAGACGAAGAAACAGGCCGGACAGTCTCCATTGAGACATATAATTCAGGCCGCATGACTGTATAA
- the rny gene encoding ribonuclease Y — protein MFGDIFLIIIGIVLGAAGGYALHRYVNSKRLADSQGLADRIVQEARKEAEAMKKEIKLQGQDEVYALKKEQENEYKEVERGLKRQEERLQEKEERLENKLEKVASKESEVVALEKRMIKKEKKLEGLKEDLEKRKDEHERKLQEVSGLTVEEAREKLMTEIESRTRHEAGKMVRAIEMEAKEEGTRKARKILALAIQRYSGDYVNEQTVTAVTLPSEDMKGRIIGREGRNIRALEAATGVDLIIDDTPETVVLSAYSPLRREVAKQALERLIHDGRIHPARIEDIVNKVEQEMDVKLREIGEQATFDVGVHGIHPEIVKLIGQLQYRTSFSQNVLQHSLEVAFLCGIMAAELGIDEKMAKRAGLLHDIGKAVDHEIEGPHAVIGADLAKKHGESKEIIHAIQAHHEDVPPKSVLATLVQAADSLSGARPGARKELLENYVKRLEELENVATGFDGVSKAYAIQAGREIRVMVDSERVSDDNTHMLCKDIATKIENNMTYPGQIRVTVIRERRSVGYAK, from the coding sequence ATGTTTGGGGATATTTTTCTAATAATAATTGGAATAGTCCTAGGTGCCGCAGGCGGATACGCCTTGCACAGGTACGTGAATTCCAAGCGTCTGGCCGATTCACAGGGATTGGCAGACAGGATTGTACAGGAAGCCCGTAAAGAAGCTGAAGCTATGAAAAAAGAGATCAAGCTTCAGGGGCAGGATGAAGTATACGCTCTGAAAAAAGAGCAGGAAAATGAGTATAAAGAAGTTGAGCGCGGTCTGAAACGCCAGGAAGAACGCCTCCAGGAAAAAGAAGAGCGTCTTGAAAACAAGCTTGAGAAAGTCGCCAGCAAAGAGTCTGAAGTTGTGGCTCTTGAAAAGCGTATGATCAAGAAAGAAAAGAAGCTCGAAGGTCTGAAGGAAGATCTTGAAAAACGTAAAGATGAGCACGAACGCAAGCTGCAGGAAGTTTCCGGCCTCACTGTTGAGGAAGCACGCGAAAAGCTCATGACTGAAATCGAGAGCCGCACCCGCCACGAAGCCGGTAAAATGGTTCGGGCCATTGAAATGGAAGCCAAGGAAGAAGGAACCCGCAAGGCCCGTAAGATTCTGGCCCTTGCCATCCAGCGTTACTCCGGTGACTACGTCAATGAACAGACCGTTACCGCTGTGACCCTGCCTTCCGAAGACATGAAAGGCCGCATCATCGGCCGTGAAGGTCGCAACATCCGCGCCCTTGAAGCTGCCACCGGTGTTGACCTGATCATCGACGATACCCCGGAAACAGTTGTTCTTTCCGCTTACAGCCCGCTGCGCCGCGAAGTGGCCAAGCAGGCTCTTGAGCGTCTGATCCACGACGGACGTATCCATCCCGCACGCATTGAAGACATCGTCAACAAGGTCGAGCAGGAAATGGACGTTAAGCTGCGTGAAATCGGTGAGCAGGCAACCTTTGACGTGGGCGTACACGGTATCCATCCTGAAATCGTCAAGCTCATCGGTCAGCTGCAGTACCGCACCAGTTTCTCCCAGAACGTGCTTCAGCACTCTCTTGAAGTGGCTTTCCTCTGTGGAATTATGGCTGCTGAACTGGGTATCGACGAGAAGATGGCCAAGCGCGCAGGTCTGCTGCACGATATCGGTAAAGCCGTGGACCACGAAATCGAAGGTCCGCACGCTGTTATCGGTGCTGATCTCGCCAAGAAGCATGGTGAATCCAAAGAGATCATCCACGCTATTCAGGCCCACCACGAAGATGTGCCTCCCAAATCCGTACTCGCTACCCTCGTGCAGGCTGCCGACTCCCTGTCCGGTGCCCGTCCCGGTGCGCGTAAGGAACTTCTGGAAAACTACGTCAAGCGTCTTGAAGAGCTTGAGAATGTGGCAACCGGATTTGACGGTGTCTCCAAAGCCTACGCCATTCAGGCAGGCCGCGAGATCAGGGTTATGGTCGATTCTGAAAGAGTCTCTGACGATAATACCCATATGCTCTGTAAGGACATCGCCACCAAGATTGAAAACAACATGACCTATCCCGGGCAGATTCGCGTGACCGTTATCCGCGAACGACGCTCGGTGGGCTATGCAAAGTAA
- a CDS encoding cell division protein ZapA, with protein MPRYTMPVLGLEISFKTDADKERIDAAKDVLEERFGALSRGGTDVSREKLLTCLALSLADDYLEHSRKLETMEEKINALLEK; from the coding sequence ATGCCCCGTTACACTATGCCCGTTCTCGGTCTTGAGATTTCATTCAAGACCGATGCGGATAAAGAGAGAATAGACGCCGCAAAAGATGTACTGGAAGAAAGATTCGGTGCACTTTCACGGGGCGGGACCGATGTCAGCAGGGAAAAATTGCTTACCTGTCTGGCACTCAGTCTGGCCGATGACTACCTTGAACACAGCCGCAAGCTCGAAACAATGGAAGAGAAGATTAACGCGCTGTTAGAGAAGTGA